The Deltaproteobacteria bacterium DNA segment ACCACGCGCTCATTGCGCGCGGCAACGGGCGGTGCGTTGTTGACGATCGGAAGGCGGGACACCCCGCCGGACGCGGCTATTGGAAGCCGCCGAGAGTGCTGTCGTACGAGTACGTCTGCGTTCCCTTCGTGGACTGCGACGTTCCCGTAAAGCTGACACTGCCGCTTGCCACCATCGCCACCGTTACCGTATCCGACACAATCAGACCCGGAAGGATCGCGCTGATGGCGGGACCGGTTGTCGCGTCGGACTTGTAGACTTGATATGAAGCGAAGTAAGCTTCCTCGGCCGTTACTGCGTTACGTAGATCGGAGTTGGCGCGGGCATCGAAGCCCCGTTGCCGGTAAACCGTGAACTGGCGAATAGCGATCGCGGCAAGGATCCCGATGATCGACACCACCACCATCAGCTCGATCAGGGTGAACCCGCGCGCGTACATCTTGGCTTGGCGGGACACTGTACGGGCGGGGTGCGTATCCTTGCCGCGTGACACGATTGTCTCCGATTTCCAGATCCTCATGTTGGCCCAATGGGAAAAAGGGGCATGGCGAACCCGCCATGCCCCTTTGCCCGCAACGCGGCGACAGGCTTATTGCATACCGCCGTTGGCGCTGTTCCAACTGAAGGTCTTCGTTCCGCCGGTCGACTTGGCCGTTCCGGTGAAGGACCCGGTAGCGGCGGTCATGCTCACCGTCACCGTGTCGGAGACGGAGACGCCGGGCAGCAACGACATGGTGCCCGGGCCGGTCTTGGAGTCGGTCTTGTAAACCTGGAAGGTGGCGTAGTACGCCTCTTCGCCCGTGGCCGCATTGCGCAGGTCCGAGTTGGCGCGGGCATCGAACCCTCTCTGGCGATACGCGGTGAACTGCGGGATGGCGATGGCGGCCAGGATGCCGATGATGGCCACGACCACCAACAACTCGATCAGCGTAAAGCCTTTGGTCTCTCTCAGTGCCTTCAGTGTCGTCATTGTGCTTGCTCCCTTTCTTTCCCTGTTGATTTTCTGCCTTATCGATCTTCTGTGTTCGCCTAGTTCTTTGAATCTTCCATGCTCGCCTACCCGGTCGGCCGGTTAAGGGCCGAGGGCCCGTGACGAGCCGAGAGGCGGTCCGTGGGCGCGCCTAGCTCGGTTTCGATCTCGTTGGTAGATCATCGCCGTCATCACGTTTTCGCTTTTCTGGTTGAGCAAGCCACATACCAACGCCGCACCGGCTTGCTGCACAGCGAATCTCTTCACGCGCGTGCGGGTTTTCCACGAAGGCGATGACTAGACCCGCTGTGGAATCCGAAGAGTGACACAAATCGCCCGCGACTTTTTTGACGTTTTCGCCGGGTAGCGACCGCACGTTGGCATCGGTTCCCAAATGCGGCATTCGGTCCGGGAAGTGCGGCGGGAGCAGCAACGCCCTACTCCATACGCAGGTTGCACGGCAGGCACTGAACCGCGATCGGCCGTTGTAAGCTGCTGTGTCGGGCTGGAGCTTTGGAAATGGGCGAGAAGGGGTGGCGGCGCTGTCCACATGTGGGGCTGATTCAGTTCGGGAAATCGTTGCCGGTTTCAAGCCCGTACTTCTGCAGGCGATGGCGCAGCGAGCGGTAATTTATGCCGAGCAGTTCGGCCGCGCGCTTCTTGACACCGCCCGCTTGTTCCAGGGCGCGTAGCAGGGCGGCCTTCTCGAAGGTCGCCAAGTCACGATCGAGATCGAAACGACCTTCGACCAGCGGAGTCGGGGCTGGCGCTGGGGCAGCTCTTGGTTCCGGCGGGCGAGTCATCGGCTGCAGCTGCCCGTTGCCGCTGAGCAAGTAAGCAGGCATATGCTCCTCGTGCGCCGTCTCGCTATCACTCAGTGCTACGGCATGCTCTATGATGTTCTCTAGCTCGCGGACGTTGCCGGGGAAGGCGTACGCCAGCAGTAGCTTTGCCGCCCCTACGGTAAGGCGAGTTACGCGCTTGCCGTGGAGGTCGGAGAACTGCCGCAAGAAATGGCGAATGAGCAGCGGCACGTCCTGACGGCGCTCGCGCAAGGGCGGCAGGTCGATGGTGATGACGTTGAGCCGGTAATACAGGTCTTCGCGAAAACGGCCGGCTTTGATATCGGTGGCAAGATCCCGGTTGGTCGCGGCAATCACGCGCACGTTGACGGCGACGGCGGACTGGCCTCCGACCGGGATGAACACCCGTTCCTGCAATACCCGCAGGAGTTTCACCTGCAGGGCGAGCGGCAGCTCGCCGATTTCGTCGAGAAAGATGGTTCCGCCGTCGGCCATACGGAAATAACCGGCGCGGTTGCCGACGGCCCCGGTAAAGGCCCCCTTCACGTGGCCGAACAGCTCGCTTTCGATCAGGTTCTCGGGGATAGCGCCGCAATTGAGGGCAACAAACGGGCGATCGGTGCGATTGCTGCGCGCGTGGATCGCGCGGGCCACGAGCTCCTTGCCCGTGCCGCTTTCGCCCGTAACCAGGATCGTGGCATCGCTCCGGGCGACTTTATCTATCAGTTCGTGCACCTGGCGCATGGCCGGGCTGGTACCCAGCAGCCCGTCGCGAGGCGCGGCCTCCTCGACCATTTCCTCGCCTGCTTCTCGCGCCAACATCTCGCCCGCCTGCTCACCCTCGAGTTCCTGCGCAAGATCCTGCAACGAGGTGACGTCTTGCAGAATGTAGAGCGCCCCGATGGCGTGCCCATAGGTGTCGCGCAGCGGCGCCGCCATGCAGCGGACCTTGACCTCGCGCTCGTCGCCGCAGCGGTGGGTGAACTCCGTCGGTTGCAGCGGGCTGGTTGACTGCAAGAATGCGGTCCTAGCGGTTGCAGTAAGGTTGAGCGGCGGAAACAGCTCGCCGAGGTCTTTCTCGCGCAACCTGCCGGGCTCGCCCCCCACCAGGGCCTCGGCGATCTCATTGGCTGAGGTGATGCGGCCGTTGGCGTCGGTTGTAACCAGCCCCGAGCCGATGTTGCGCGCCAGGGCTTCCTGCAGCACGGCCAGCTTGTCCCGCTCGCCCTCACGCTCGAGCAGCAACTGCTCGGTTTCGTGCAACCTGCGGGTGAGAGAAGTGGCCAGGATCGCGATCAAGAAGAAGGTGCCGTTGTTGGTAGCCATGCGGATGGCGAGTTGGCCGTCGAACACCGCCGGTGGAAACTGATAGTCGGGCGTCGGAACAACTCCGGCAAGCATGCCGGCGACCAAGCCGGTGTACGCGGCCGTCGCCATCACGGCCGTGGCCACCGCCCCTTGGCTGAAGAGCAGGATGGCCGCATTGATGATCGGCAAGGTATAGAGAAAGGCGAAAGGGCTGTCGGGGCCTCCTGTGAGATAGAGCACCCCCGTAGTTAGCAGTACGTCGAAGCCAACCTGGCCGTGGCTGAAACCGCGCAGATCATGCAGCCGTTGCAACGCGACGGCGGAGGCAATGGCGACAGCGTAGGTCGCGGCGATGATGCCGAAGAGTAAGTTGATCGAGACCACGTACGGGCTGTAACGCCCGCTGAGCGTAACCAGCGAGAGCGCGCCAAGAAACGCCGAAATGATCAGAACGCGGCCGAACAACAGCCAGCGCAGGCGGCGGCGCAGATCCTCGCTGCCGGAGGTGTTGTGATGGCCCTCGATCACTGGATGACCGTTCCGAGCTTGAAGATCGGCAGGTACATGGAAATCACCAAGCCGCCGATGATCACGCCGAGGAACACAATGACCAGCGGTTCCATCAGGGCCGTTAGGTTGTTGACCACTTGGTCGACCTCATCCTCGTAGAAGTCGGCGATCTTTTGCAGCATCGCATCGAGCGCACCGGTGGCCTCGCCGACCGCAATCATCTGGCAGACCATGGGCGGGAACACCTTGCTCTGGGTCAGCGGCTCCGCGATGGTCTTGCCCTCGCTGATGCTCACCCGCGTTCTCAGGATCGAGCGCTCGACCACCTTGTTGCCCGATGTCCGCGCCGTAATCGCCAACGCGTCCAAGATCGGGACGCCGGAGGAGACCAGCGTGCTCAGGGTGCGGCTAAAGCGTGCCACCGACGACTTGCGAATCAAGTCACCGAAGATCGGCACCTGCAACATGAAGCCGTCGATGGCCAGCTGGCCTTGCTCGGTCTTGTAGCTCTGCCGCAACGCCACTATCGCGGCTGCGACGATCGCAGCCATGTAAGGGAAGTAGGCGATGGTAAAATTGCTCAGGTTGATCACGAACTGGGTCGGCATCGGCAGCGCTTGCCCAAAACTACCGAACAGCTCCGCAAAAACCGGAATCACGTAGATCAACAGCACCGCGGTGACTCCCACCGCCACGGTGATGATGGTGACCGGATAAATCATCGCCCCCTTGATCTTGGCGATGAGCTTCATCGCCTTCTCCATGTACACGGCAAGGCGGTGCAAAATGGTATCGAGGATACCGCCAACCTCCCCGGCAGCGACCATGTTGGTGTAGAGGTCATCGAACAGCTTGGGATGTTTGCGGAGCGCGTCGGTGAAGGTCGAGCCGGACTCCACTTCTTCCTTGACCTGGCCGATGACCTTGCCGAATTTCTTATTGTCGGATTGTTGAGCGAGGATGTCGAGGCACTGCACGATCGGCAACCCGGCATCGATCATGGTTGCTAGCTGGCGGGTGAAGATGACTATGTCCCGCGATTTTATCTTCTCACCGAAGCCGGGCAGCGTGATCTCTCGGTCCAGCCCCTTGCCCTTCTCTTTCACCTTCGACGGTATCGGCTGGATGCGCTGCGCGCGCAGCCGCACCAGTACGGCATCACGCGTCGTCGCCTCCATCTCGCCCTGGAGCATCTCTCCGCGTGACGAAACGCCCTGCCATCTAAAAACTGCCATTTTTTTGACCTCCGCAGCGTAAACCAAAACGCCAGAAATTCAGGCACTTGCCAGAATCCCGGCGATTCCTATTGCGGATTGAAGCAGTTGGTGTGCCAGACGCGCTAGCGACGCATTGCGCTCGGCGACGGCCCGAGCATGGCGCGTAACTCGTCCAACTCCGTCGCATGGCCGATCGCTTCGTCGTACGAAATCAGGCGCCGATGGTGGAGGTCCACGAGCGATTGGGTCATCGTCTGCATACCGAACTTGGTCTGCCCGACCTGCAGCTGAGAGTATATCTGATGAACCTTTTCCTCCCGGATCAGGTTGCGGATCGCCACGTTGGGGATCATGACCTCGACGGCCAGCACCCGCCCCTTGCCATCAAGCCGCGGGATCAGTTGCTGCGAGATGACCCCTTGCAAGACCAGAGACAGCTGGGCGCGTACCTGGGGCTGCTGATTCGTCGGAAAAATGTCGATGATGCGGTTGATGGTCTGGACCGCAGAGTTGGTGTGGAGGGTGGAGAGCACCAGGTGCCCAGTCTCAGCGACAGTCAAAGACGCCTCCATCGTCTCCAAGTCCCGCATTTCACCGATCAGCACGATATCGGGGTCTTGCCGCAGCACATGCTTGAGCGCGGCGGCAAAGGCCTTGGTGTCGGCAAAGACCTCGCGCTGGTTCACCACACAACCGCGATGCTCGTGCACGAACTCGATGGGGTCTTCCACCGTCATTATGTGTTCGTGTCGCTCGCGGTTAATCTTGTCGATCATCGAGGCCAGAGTTGTGGATTTCCCACTGCCCGTAGGCCCGGTGACCAGAACCAGCCCGCGCGGCAGCTTGGTCAATTCCGCCACTACTGGTGGCAAGCCTAGCTCAGCCAAGCCACGGACCTGGTACGGGATCAGCCGGAAGGCCCCGCCTACGGCCCCCCGCTGCAGGAACAGATTGCCGCGAAAGCGGCTCAACCCGCGAATCCCGAAGGAGAAATCCAGCTCGCTCTCCTCCTCAAAGCGGTGGCGCTGGCTTTCGGTCAGCAGGCTGTAACAGAGCTGCTTGGTTTCGTTGGCCGACAACGGCGGGAAGGGCATCGCCGCCAAGACGCCATTGAGGCGCATCACCGGCGGGCTATCGGCCGTCAGGTGGAGATCGGTGGCACCCTTGTCGATCACCAGCCGCAGAAAGTCCTGCATGCTGGCGGCCACGCTCGGCTGGTGCTCTACGAATGGCGCCGTATCGCTGATGGCCATGCACTCCTCAGTCCGCTATTGTAACCCGGACCACTTCCTCCACCGTCGTCACGCCTTCCTTCAACTTGGTCACCCCGCTCATGCGCAACGTCTTCATGCCCAGATTGATCGCCGTCCGCTTCAGCTCACTGGCGGAGGCGCCATTGAGAACCATGCTGCGCAGCTCCTCGCTCAAAGG contains these protein-coding regions:
- a CDS encoding type IV pilus twitching motility protein PilT encodes the protein MQDFLRLVIDKGATDLHLTADSPPVMRLNGVLAAMPFPPLSANETKQLCYSLLTESQRHRFEEESELDFSFGIRGLSRFRGNLFLQRGAVGGAFRLIPYQVRGLAELGLPPVVAELTKLPRGLVLVTGPTGSGKSTTLASMIDKINRERHEHIMTVEDPIEFVHEHRGCVVNQREVFADTKAFAAALKHVLRQDPDIVLIGEMRDLETMEASLTVAETGHLVLSTLHTNSAVQTINRIIDIFPTNQQPQVRAQLSLVLQGVISQQLIPRLDGKGRVLAVEVMIPNVAIRNLIREEKVHQIYSQLQVGQTKFGMQTMTQSLVDLHHRRLISYDEAIGHATELDELRAMLGPSPSAMRR
- a CDS encoding sigma 54-interacting transcriptional regulator, with the protein product MIEGHHNTSGSEDLRRRLRWLLFGRVLIISAFLGALSLVTLSGRYSPYVVSINLLFGIIAATYAVAIASAVALQRLHDLRGFSHGQVGFDVLLTTGVLYLTGGPDSPFAFLYTLPIINAAILLFSQGAVATAVMATAAYTGLVAGMLAGVVPTPDYQFPPAVFDGQLAIRMATNNGTFFLIAILATSLTRRLHETEQLLLEREGERDKLAVLQEALARNIGSGLVTTDANGRITSANEIAEALVGGEPGRLREKDLGELFPPLNLTATARTAFLQSTSPLQPTEFTHRCGDEREVKVRCMAAPLRDTYGHAIGALYILQDVTSLQDLAQELEGEQAGEMLAREAGEEMVEEAAPRDGLLGTSPAMRQVHELIDKVARSDATILVTGESGTGKELVARAIHARSNRTDRPFVALNCGAIPENLIESELFGHVKGAFTGAVGNRAGYFRMADGGTIFLDEIGELPLALQVKLLRVLQERVFIPVGGQSAVAVNVRVIAATNRDLATDIKAGRFREDLYYRLNVITIDLPPLRERRQDVPLLIRHFLRQFSDLHGKRVTRLTVGAAKLLLAYAFPGNVRELENIIEHAVALSDSETAHEEHMPAYLLSGNGQLQPMTRPPEPRAAPAPAPTPLVEGRFDLDRDLATFEKAALLRALEQAGGVKKRAAELLGINYRSLRHRLQKYGLETGNDFPN
- a CDS encoding prepilin-type N-terminal cleavage/methylation domain-containing protein yields the protein MTTLKALRETKGFTLIELLVVVAIIGILAAIAIPQFTAYRQRGFDARANSDLRNAATGEEAYYATFQVYKTDSKTGPGTMSLLPGVSVSDTVTVSMTAATGSFTGTAKSTGGTKTFSWNSANGGMQ
- a CDS encoding type II secretion system F family protein, which translates into the protein MAVFRWQGVSSRGEMLQGEMEATTRDAVLVRLRAQRIQPIPSKVKEKGKGLDREITLPGFGEKIKSRDIVIFTRQLATMIDAGLPIVQCLDILAQQSDNKKFGKVIGQVKEEVESGSTFTDALRKHPKLFDDLYTNMVAAGEVGGILDTILHRLAVYMEKAMKLIAKIKGAMIYPVTIITVAVGVTAVLLIYVIPVFAELFGSFGQALPMPTQFVINLSNFTIAYFPYMAAIVAAAIVALRQSYKTEQGQLAIDGFMLQVPIFGDLIRKSSVARFSRTLSTLVSSGVPILDALAITARTSGNKVVERSILRTRVSISEGKTIAEPLTQSKVFPPMVCQMIAVGEATGALDAMLQKIADFYEDEVDQVVNNLTALMEPLVIVFLGVIIGGLVISMYLPIFKLGTVIQ
- a CDS encoding prepilin-type N-terminal cleavage/methylation domain-containing protein, which codes for MYARGFTLIELMVVVSIIGILAAIAIRQFTVYRQRGFDARANSDLRNAVTAEEAYFASYQVYKSDATTGPAISAILPGLIVSDTVTVAMVASGSVSFTGTSQSTKGTQTYSYDSTLGGFQ